In Bacteriovorax stolpii, a single genomic region encodes these proteins:
- a CDS encoding C1 family peptidase, with product MKIALLLLTLSFNTHALDCGGIPEGEVVRLDQGDGPLAKAAVQDQDGVGSCYANQSSLLLQSVIPNHPNLSYLNLGLYYTNDKSLVDEREKGNNLYTLDKKNDAGATIPEAGSAIRGGFACQTINAALERQKKSGIGSLCKAEDVALEHSFFNESGNFQDGAHKQEASLTKASRYMNSYQKQFGFAFESGDKDLKAKREEADRFSSALRSFVKNSSDSFFAEKCSKKDEDKFERLITNSITRALNAHPECISKNRINSSAGPACQGFDRLGYISVSTINNSSKINFIFLNEHRQKMFKAMDGFFANKDGYEKFESNLTAFMKQLDKSKTPATQKDKFAKEILSSMSPEDKNAMQIEYNRIALGKFDDCKSQNVLTYFKDRKEFQEKAKADAVLCNYSELIERASDLAGVLPEKTFSDMSAFVDFITSKAGLKYDDALLSLIAKDCAPEKRVTIPENLKCETNRILFDSDDFTPEGPKEKFIKTVSQNRQKMFASIKDKKAVGLDICTKFWNQPEYDFHKENSSTKFNTCSNTGIHGFHAITMIGYRCQNNKLQYLAQNSWGPTWNIPGEPYEIEDGKIWMDEEKLFMNLDNINYLSQ from the coding sequence ATGAAAATTGCCCTTTTACTTTTAACTCTTTCATTCAATACCCACGCCCTTGATTGCGGAGGGATTCCTGAGGGTGAAGTTGTCCGTCTAGATCAGGGCGATGGACCTTTGGCAAAGGCCGCAGTTCAAGACCAGGATGGAGTGGGAAGTTGCTATGCCAATCAATCTTCACTTCTTTTACAGTCGGTGATTCCAAATCATCCGAATCTCTCTTACTTAAACCTTGGCCTTTATTACACCAACGATAAGTCTCTGGTAGACGAAAGAGAAAAAGGAAATAACCTCTACACTCTCGATAAAAAGAATGATGCAGGAGCCACTATCCCAGAAGCTGGCTCAGCTATCCGCGGAGGATTTGCCTGTCAAACCATCAATGCCGCTCTCGAGAGGCAAAAAAAATCAGGTATCGGCTCTCTTTGTAAAGCGGAAGATGTCGCCTTGGAACACAGTTTCTTTAATGAAAGTGGAAATTTTCAAGACGGCGCTCATAAACAAGAAGCCTCACTGACTAAAGCTTCACGCTATATGAATAGCTATCAAAAACAATTTGGGTTCGCTTTTGAATCTGGTGATAAGGACCTGAAGGCCAAAAGAGAAGAAGCTGACCGCTTTTCCAGTGCTCTTAGAAGTTTCGTTAAAAATTCCAGCGATTCTTTTTTTGCTGAAAAGTGTTCAAAAAAAGACGAAGATAAATTTGAGCGTTTAATCACTAACAGTATCACCCGTGCTCTTAACGCTCACCCGGAATGTATATCAAAAAACCGCATTAATTCCAGCGCAGGTCCGGCCTGTCAGGGCTTTGATAGACTGGGGTATATTTCAGTCAGCACAATTAACAACAGCAGTAAAATCAATTTCATCTTCTTGAATGAACACCGCCAGAAAATGTTCAAAGCGATGGATGGTTTTTTTGCCAACAAAGATGGTTATGAGAAATTTGAAAGTAATCTCACCGCGTTTATGAAACAGCTGGATAAATCCAAGACGCCTGCAACACAGAAAGACAAATTTGCTAAAGAGATTCTTTCATCAATGAGTCCTGAAGATAAAAATGCAATGCAAATTGAATATAACCGCATTGCCTTAGGTAAATTTGATGATTGCAAATCACAGAATGTCCTCACCTACTTTAAAGATAGAAAAGAGTTTCAAGAGAAGGCCAAGGCCGATGCTGTTCTTTGTAATTACTCAGAGCTGATTGAAAGAGCTTCAGACCTCGCCGGAGTCCTTCCTGAAAAGACATTCAGCGATATGAGTGCATTTGTCGACTTTATTACCTCTAAGGCCGGGCTAAAATACGATGACGCCCTTCTTTCATTAATTGCCAAGGACTGCGCTCCTGAAAAACGTGTCACGATCCCGGAAAATTTAAAATGTGAAACAAACCGTATTCTTTTCGACTCTGATGATTTCACTCCAGAGGGGCCGAAAGAAAAATTTATTAAGACTGTATCTCAAAATCGTCAAAAGATGTTTGCTAGTATTAAAGATAAAAAAGCTGTCGGTTTGGATATTTGTACAAAGTTCTGGAATCAGCCTGAGTATGATTTCCATAAGGAGAATTCGAGCACCAAGTTCAACACATGTTCAAATACTGGTATCCATGGCTTCCATGCTATCACTATGATTGGTTACCGTTGTCAAAACAACAAACTTCAGTACCTGGCCCAAAACTCCTGGGGCCCGACGTGGAATATCCCGGGTGAACCCTACGAAATTGAAGACGGAAAAATCTGGATGGATGAAGAAAAACTTTTTATGAACCTGGATAATATCAATTACCTTTCGCAGTAG
- a CDS encoding Crp/Fnr family transcriptional regulator → MKKDAHSSCEHCPSKNDGIFCNMNLAELEDISQHKITNKYKKGQTLFVQGTHPFGLYCISTGNIKLTRTGIDGKESIVRIVHAGDILGHRSLFTDEDFGKTATAMEDTEVCFIDKKYILSLIEKNPSVALNIINKLSRDMGNAENKLTSLHQKNVRERLAELLLSLKTTHGTKEGNRWRIDLKLTREEMATMIGTANETLIRFMTEFKDAGIIEQEGKIIYIIDEEELLNWANIHY, encoded by the coding sequence ATGAAAAAGGACGCTCACTCTAGCTGTGAACACTGCCCCTCAAAGAATGATGGAATCTTCTGCAACATGAATCTTGCCGAACTGGAAGATATCAGCCAGCACAAGATTACTAACAAGTACAAAAAGGGACAAACTCTTTTCGTTCAAGGAACTCACCCGTTTGGTCTCTATTGCATCAGCACTGGGAACATCAAGCTAACTCGCACTGGTATTGATGGCAAAGAGTCAATCGTGCGCATCGTTCATGCTGGCGACATCCTTGGTCACCGCTCTCTTTTCACTGATGAAGATTTTGGAAAGACTGCAACTGCTATGGAAGATACAGAAGTTTGTTTCATCGACAAAAAATACATTCTTTCACTGATTGAAAAAAATCCATCAGTGGCACTGAATATCATCAATAAGCTTTCACGCGATATGGGGAATGCTGAAAATAAGCTGACTTCCCTTCACCAGAAAAATGTCCGCGAACGTTTAGCAGAACTTCTTCTCTCTTTAAAAACGACTCATGGGACTAAAGAGGGTAATAGATGGAGAATTGACCTTAAACTTACTCGCGAAGAGATGGCCACAATGATTGGAACTGCAAATGAAACACTTATCCGTTTTATGACAGAGTTCAAAGATGCCGGTATCATCGAGCAAGAAGGAAAAATTATCTACATTATCGATGAAGAAGAGTTGTTGAACTGGGCCAATATTCATTATTAA
- a CDS encoding cyclic nucleotide-binding domain-containing protein, producing the protein MKFLKHIELSRDLIEKITAYFPTKVYKSHSHLFYEGQIPISGYLVLDGSIQISKKKKFKKMLQSGSLIGVAELMNKVPSPISAEVFPNTQVCFLDKSTLIEIYQKADSDIVNLLKQIVET; encoded by the coding sequence ATGAAATTCTTAAAGCACATCGAACTAAGTAGAGATTTGATCGAAAAAATTACGGCCTACTTCCCTACTAAAGTTTACAAATCTCACTCTCATCTTTTTTATGAGGGGCAGATCCCGATCTCGGGCTATCTTGTGTTAGATGGCTCGATCCAGATCAGTAAAAAAAAGAAATTCAAAAAAATGCTTCAGAGCGGTTCATTAATCGGCGTTGCTGAGTTGATGAACAAAGTCCCAAGTCCGATCAGTGCTGAAGTATTCCCCAATACTCAAGTATGTTTTTTAGATAAGTCGACTTTAATTGAGATATATCAAAAAGCAGATTCTGATATAGTTAATTTATTAAAACAAATTGTTGAGACATAA
- a CDS encoding NAD(P)H-hydrate dehydratase, translating to MAEKIAQKTLLKSIPKRKTLSNKSDGGVVLVIAGGAKFMGAGLLSALACTRSGAGYTHLMTDLVRYPWVKFPDFIIHKFSLATLKKHQESVIAIGPGLGTEKSKVSYVRTLLKMKAERVILDADALTIVSQMKIKKLPASWVLTPHEAELARLLHVPVRNVKNNREYYLNEAHRRFGCVIVLKGHETLLASKGKITYASFGSVALAKAGTGDVLLGVIAALRAQGLEAYPAAALGVLIHGTAAKDWEKKGNDHLGLRPTDLIDQIPQTIKRLRSTAKGN from the coding sequence ATGGCAGAGAAAATAGCACAAAAAACCCTACTGAAATCAATACCAAAGCGTAAAACCCTCTCTAACAAGTCAGATGGCGGGGTGGTGCTTGTTATAGCAGGGGGGGCCAAGTTTATGGGAGCGGGTCTATTAAGCGCTCTGGCGTGCACGCGTAGTGGTGCTGGTTATACTCATTTAATGACAGATTTAGTTCGTTATCCATGGGTCAAGTTTCCGGATTTTATTATTCATAAATTTTCCCTGGCCACTTTGAAAAAGCACCAAGAAAGCGTTATTGCTATAGGGCCGGGACTAGGGACGGAAAAAAGCAAGGTCAGTTATGTGCGTACGCTTTTAAAAATGAAGGCCGAAAGAGTGATTCTCGATGCAGACGCGCTCACTATTGTCTCGCAAATGAAAATAAAAAAACTTCCGGCCTCATGGGTTCTGACTCCCCACGAAGCAGAATTAGCGCGGCTGCTACATGTGCCAGTTAGAAATGTTAAAAATAACCGCGAATATTATTTAAATGAAGCCCATCGCAGATTCGGGTGTGTGATTGTCCTTAAAGGGCATGAGACCCTCCTGGCATCTAAGGGAAAAATAACTTATGCCTCATTTGGTTCAGTGGCCCTGGCCAAGGCGGGGACAGGAGATGTTCTCTTGGGAGTGATTGCGGCCCTTCGCGCCCAGGGACTCGAAGCTTACCCAGCAGCTGCTTTAGGGGTGCTTATTCATGGAACGGCCGCGAAAGACTGGGAGAAAAAAGGCAATGACCATCTGGGGTTAAGACCAACGGATCTCATTGATCAGATTCCCCAGACGATTAAGCGTTTAAGATCTACTGCGAAAGGTAATTGA